In Oncorhynchus masou masou isolate Uvic2021 chromosome 31, UVic_Omas_1.1, whole genome shotgun sequence, the sequence GAAGCTACAGTAGTACTGCTGCTAGGGGTGATAGGGTTGCTGCGTCAGACTGTTGGCCTTCGGGTTTTTCTGGTACTGATGCAATGTTAGTGATGAATGTGTTGTTTTAGGCCCTGGGGTGTAGAGAAAGAGGTGTTCTAATGCTGGTGTTGATAACCAGGATGACTTAGTCCTATCCTAACCTTATCCATTAGATGGGAAAATGCAACACTAGCCTTTGATCAGTTTCTAGGGACACCTACTACACTCTGATGCTTGTGGTTACTTTGACTCCTAAGTTGACCTCTGTGACCGCTCTGCCCATGTCCTCACGGACTCTGACCCTGGTGCTTGAACGTTGATCTCTGATCCCGGTGACCTTTGACACCCGACAGAAGAAGCTGGCAGCCGAGCCAGACCACACGGACGTGAGCCTGACGGCGGCAGAGCGCGTGCGGGCCCTCAGCAAGATGGGCTGCAGCATCGAGATCAACGAAGAGATCACGCCACGCCGCTACTTCCGGTCCGGGGTGGAGATGGAGCGCATGGCCGCCGTGTACCTGGAGGAGGGCAGCCTGGAGAATGCCTACGTCCTCTACAACAAGTTCATCacgtaaggagaggagagagagattatctTATACCTGTGTCTAGACTTGGGCCTATGATAGAGTGTAGTACTAGCATACCGTTGGGCTATGTCCAATGTACTAACGGCAGATTAAGTACAGTGTCTGATGATTAATGCACTACTGTAATCTGTCTAACCACCCACTATCTCTCTGTTGTGTTCTAGTCTGTTTGTCGAGAAACTCCCCAGCCATCGAGACTACCAGCAGTGCAGTGTGCCTGAGAAACAGGTGATAATAAAGGTAAGCCCTTGGGCTTCTGTTTTGAGTGGACCCATGTGGTGCTCAGCCCTGCGGAAAGCTCATTAACATCAGGGCTTATTAGCCTggctggagggatggagagaggggtcgagggatggagagaggagtcgCAGGGTGGTACGAGGGCCATGTCTGTCTGGCTGAGTGGTTGGCTACTTAGTGGGTGCCTCATACTTAGTGGGGGGGATTCAGGTCTGCTTTGATTTAAGTGATGTCTGTAAAGGTAAGCGAGTCCAAGGTCAGCTCAGGAACAGCACTAGTTTAGAAAGAGCTGTAGATGACCTTTTGTATACAAATAATAGAAGCGCCACTACGATCTATTAAGAACTTTGAAATGGTAGATGAATGGCTCACCGTTTTCGATTCGTCATGTAAGGATTTGGCCCACACTTGTTGACCATTGGATCTGCAAAGCACCACGGCTAACGGAAGAAAGCATTTCCCTGCCTGCACTCACACAGTTGATTTTATTCTCAGAAGTTGCAAGATGTCGCATTTCCGCGGAAAGATCAATTGAAGAAGCTCCTCCACGAGAAGTACAACAAGGAACAAACAGAGTATCTCAAAAGTCAGGTAAGGTTTAGCATCGGAACCTTTCGTTACATTCCTTGAGAATCGCTAGGGGGCTGGCTGGGAGCACAATGTGTGGCTCTAAGCCCAGTGCTAGTGTGCAACACCTGTTCATATTAGTTACAGTGCGGGTGTTTGTATCACTTTTTCGGCGAATGTGAATGCTTCAATGCAGCAGACTGTAGTTACATTTGTAGTTTGTGATAAGTAGTGATGAGGAATATTTAGGAGTAAGATCATGTATATCACCAAATTGTACTAATATTAAAATGGCACAGATCTGAAGTGTTGTGTCTCTATCTCCGGTTTGTGCCTGCACGTGCGTGTTCATGTGTGCACTCGTTTGTATGCGTGTGCAGAGCCAGGCGGTGGTGGCGGATTGCTGCGGCCAGCAGCTGCAGAAGATGTCTCTGGTTGAGCAGGAGAGGCAGAGGGTGGCGCAGCTGCGCAGGATGCAGATGGAGTCGGAGCAGTTCCGCTACTTCGAGGACCAACTGCGCAGACAGGAGCTGGCCAATCGCAGAGACGAGGCGGTCGCTAAAGTGCCTGAACAAACAGACGGGGCCTGCCTGTCCCACTCCTCCAAGAACCATGTTCGTCTCGACCCAAACCGCAATAAACAGCTTCTCCCCAGCAGCAAGCCAGCAGCTACACTGGCTGGCGTACATAGTGAGTGTCCTGCTCCCATTAGTATATAACATCTAGGTTCTATATTTTTGATTGAGTGATTGTTACTCGGAGACTAACCATGAGTAAGGTAATGGGGAAGTCAATAATCAGGTACATtaatagatggtgtatatatttGAGCTGGTTAGTCACTGTTGATGCATGTTTTTGTGTTGCATGAGTCACACTGATGGACATCCTATTATTGTTGTTACACATACTGTGCttacgtgtggtgtgtgtgtgtgtgtgtgtgtgtgtgtgtgtgtgtgtgtgtgtgtgtgtgtgtgtgtgtgtgtgtccatacagATCAACGGGTTGAGGGCCTGAGGCGGGTGGTCATTCCTAGAGACCTGACCtacaggtttctactgctagcCGACAGTAACACAGCCAGGGGAATAGAGACATGTGGGGTACTCTGTGGAAAACTGGTAAGACATGCTCTGCTCTCCATACAAACATTGATCTATTTTATTTTGTCGACAAACTACCACTTTATTGGGGAAAGTTGGGACCATTTTTACTCAGTGCCATTCCATCTGCAAACAATAGTTATGTCAAGTAGGAGGAGAGCGGGAGGTTGCCAATGTAAGGTGTTCAAAGTTGATTGTAGTTGCTACAGTATTTGCTCTCATTTGATGGTGTACTGTACGTCATGTGCATTGCTGTGTTTAGGTGGGTGTTCTAAATCCTGCAAAATAGCAATAACAGTACCTCAGTGCCAGTAGACTTATGCACAGTTATTAGCGACTGTGTTGTGCATTGTAATGCGTTAACTCATAGGAAGTGTTACCTTTGTCTCTTCCAGACTCAAAACGAGTTCATGCTGACCCACGTGGTGGTGCCCAAACAGTCAGCCGGCCCAGACTACTGTGATATGGAGAACGTGGAGGAGCTCTTTAGTTTCCAGGACCACCACAACCTACTGACTCTGGGCTGGATCCATGTGAgtcgacacaacacacacacctccacacatacagttgaagtcggaagtttacatacaccttagccaattacatttaatctctgtttttcataattcctgatatttaatccctgtaaaaattccctgttttgggtcacttaggatcaccactttattttaagaatgagaaatgtcagaataatagtagagagaatgatttatttcagctttcatttatttcatcacattcccagtggatcagaagtttacatacactcaattagtatttggtagcattgcctttaatttgtttaacttgggtaaaacatttcaggtagccttccacaagcttcccacaaaacgttgggtgaattttggcccattcctaatgacaaagctggtgtaactgagtcaggtttgtcggcctccttgctctcacacgttttttcagttctgcccacaccttttctataggattgaggtcagggctttgtgatgaccactccaatatatccacatagcatcatgaggagggaaaactatctattttgtgaagcacaccagtccctcctgcagtaaagcacccccacaatatgatgctgccacccctgtgcttcacggttgggatggtgttcttcggcttgcaaacccctttttcctccaaacataacgatggtcattatggccaaacagttctatttttctatcatcagaccagaggacatttctccagaaagtacgatctttgtccccatgcgcagttgcaaactgtagtctgtctttttttatggcggttttggagcagtggtttcttccttgattagcggcctttcaggttatgtcaatataggactcgttttactgtgaatatagatacttttgtacctggttcctccagcatcttcacaaagtcctttgctgttgttctgggattgatttgcactttttgcaccaaagtacgttcatctctaggagacagaatgcgtctccttcctgagcggtatgacggctgcgtggtcccagggtgtttatacttgcgtactattgtttgtacagatgaatgtggtaccaggtgtttggaaattgctgccaaggatgaaccagacttgcggagatctacaaaaaaaaaatggtCTTGGCtcatttcttttaattttccccatgatgtcaagcaaagaggcactgaatttgaaggtaggcctttaaatacatccacaggtacacctccaattgactcaaatgatgtcaattagcctatcagaagcttctaaaaccattacataattttctggaatttcccaagctgtttaaagacacagtcaacttagtgtatgtaaacttctgacacactggaattgtgatacagtgaaataatctgtttgtaaacaattattgTAAAAATttgttgtgtcatgcacaaagtagatgtcctaaccgacttgccaaaactataatttgttaacaagaaatttgtggagtggttgaaaaacaagttttaatgactccaaccaaagtgtatgtaaacttctgacttcaactgtatgcacaAGCATatacacacgtgtacacacacagatgcactcAAACATGCACttatgcacatacatacacacttatgcacatacatacacacttatgcactcacacacacacacacacttgcccaCTCCCCACCCTTTAATTTGCATAATCAAATATCACCATAGAAACCCGGTCCATTGGTTCAGATGTCAAAGTTAATCATAGACCTGCCATCTGAGTCTGTGCCAGGGATGTTTCTAGGAGTTGAGGACATTGGGAGCTTAGCCCAAAACCAGAGGGGGCATCCTCCCCCGAGAGAAGACATTTTTCTATTTCAACAGCATAAATGCATCAATCTGGTACACTTTGAGACAAACATAGAGAGATTGACTAAAATAGACTaataatacagtaccagtcaaaagtttggacacacctactcattcaagggtttttctttatttttactattttctacattgtagaaaataaaaTGATCCCTTatggaaaaaaacatgttttcatgtgaagttaatgtgataacgTGACAACATGTAAAGCAATTTGGTAAAATtaaactacagtggggcaaaaaagtatttagtcagccaccaattgtgcaagttctcccacttaaaaagatgagaggcctgtaattttcatcataggtacacttcaactatgacagacaaaatgaaaaaaaaaaatccagaaaatcacattgtaggatttttttatgaatgtatttgcaaattatggtggaaaataagtatttggtcacctacaaacaagcaagatttctggctctcaggctgggaagactgaatctgcaataggtaagcagcttggtttgaagaaatcaactgggagcaattattaggaaatggaaaacatacaagaccactgataatctccctcgatctggggctccacgcaagatctcaaaatgatcacaagaacggtgagcaaaaaccacacggggggaccttgtgaatgacctgcagagagctgggaccaaagtaacaaagcctaccatcaataacacactacgccaccagggactcaaattctgcagtgccagacgtgtccccctgcttaagccagtacatgtccaggcccgtctgaagtttgctagagagcatttggatgatccagaagaagattgggagaatatcatatggtcagatgaaaccaaaatataactttttggtaaaaactcaactcgtcgtgtttggaggacaaagaatgctgagttgcatccaaagaacaccatacctactgtgaagcgtaggggtggaaacatcatgctttggggctgtttttctgcaaagggaccaggacgactgatccgtgtaaaggaaagaatgaatggggccatgtatcgtgagattttgagtgaaaacctccttccatcagcaagggcattgaatatgaaacgtggctgggtctttcagcatgacaatgatcccaagcacaccgcccgggcaatgaaggagtggcttcgtaagaagcatttcaaggtcccggagtggcctagccagtcttcagatctcaaccccatagaaaatctttggagggagttgaaagtctgtgttgcccagcaacagccccaaaacatcactgctctagaggagatctgcatggaggaatgggcaaaaataccagcaacagtgtgtgaaaaccttgtgaagacttacagaaaacgtttgacctctgtcattgccaacaaagagtatataacaaagtattgagatagacttttgttattgaccaaatacttattttccaccataatttccaaattaattaattaaaaatcctacaatgtgattttcttttctttcttttttttcattttgtctgtcatagttgaagtgtacatatgatgaaaattacaggcctctctcatctttttaagtgggagaacttgcacaattggtggctgactaaatacttttttgccccactgtacatgtgaaAATCTGATCACATGTGAAGGGTTACAAAGGGTTCCAAAAACACATCTTCACATGTGACATCGTGATTTttctcacatgcgccgaatacaacaggtgtagactttacagtgaaatgcttacttacaagcccttaaacaatagtgcagttcaagaaagagataagaaaatatttacctaataaactaaagtaaaaaataataaaaagtcacacaataaaataacaataacgagactatatacagggggtaccggtaccgagtcagtgtgcgggggtacaggttagtcgaggtaagttgtacatgtaggtaggggtgaggtgactatgcatagataataaacagcgagtaacagcagtgtaaaaaaaaaacaaatgggGGGATGTCAATGTTATAGTCCAGTGGCCATTTTATGaaatgttcagcagtcttatggcttggggttagaacctgttaaggagcattttggtcctagtcttggtgctctggtaccccTTGCCGTGGGGTAGCACATGTGGGTAGCACagctacctcaatcagcctggctaaccagtgtctgtatgaaGCCTCGCTacatttatagcctcgctactgtatatagcctcgctactgtatatagcctgtctttttactgttgttttatttctttacttacctattgttcacctaacaccttccTGTGgggtcctggggtcctgtgtggctcagtcggtagagcatggcgcttgcaacgccaagcgtcgtgggttcgattcccgctgggaccacccatatgtaaaagtagtggccccagccgacttgtaagtcgctttggacaaaagcgtctgctaaatgggatatattattattttttatattatttttttgcactattggttagagtctgtaagtaagcatttcactgtaaggtctacttcacctgttgtattcggcgcacatgacaaataaacttttgatttgatttgtgaaaTCATGTGGTTTTTCTGTAAAAGATAGCCTCTCATTAGGAATTGTTCCACTGAATTATATCAGCTGATGTTGGAGAAATAAATTAAACATAAAATCCTCTGAAGACAACAAAGCATAGCCTAAATGTACCCAGGGCTACACCCTACCTCAAATTATGTCTATTCATTTTTTTCCACTCAAATAAAACATATACTTTTGGGTTCACAATCTTAATCCAAATGTGTGCGTGTCCAGTTACAAGGCTGTTAGCTAaaaggtaacatgactgaacagcTTGTTTGTTATGAGACAAATAGGCTCGTAAGCAGCCTGCGAGTAACCTAGTTTTAAAACTGCCCAGGACATTTTATTTATCCAATAATTCCCCCGAATTCATGATAGAAAAAACAAACAAGATACTGTACCTCTGGTAAAATAGATGGTATCTTTGTGTATGGTTTGGGCTACAGACACACGGTTTTGACTAAAGTAATGATAAAACCATGACAGTCACAAATCTGAGCACTTGCCTAGAGTGTAAAGTGATACGCCGTTTATGGAAACTTATAATCAGACTTACAGCCTGCAATTTCGAAATTCGAAAGGTTCGGaacttgacccccccccccaaaaaaatcaggGCTGCGGCCACAGAAGCCCAGGTCTAATAACACCTAACATGGGAGTTACACAGTGGAGGGGCAGACTGAAATCTAGTTCCACTGATTTTGGGGAATAAACATAATCTATAAATATCAGATATAACACCTAAAATCTTTATCTCCGACCAACTCTTCTGACTGTGGCTCTCCTTTGTTCTCAGACCCACCCTACCCAGACGGCCTTCCTTTCCAGTGTTGACCTGCATACACACGGCTCCTACCAGCTCATGCTGCCTGAAGCCATCGCCATCGTCTGCTCGCCCAAACACAACGAGTgagtccctgtccctgtctgctaGAAGGAGTAAGCCTGCTGATGCTAACGCTAAAGAAAACCAATCCATGCAATGTGGGTGGTATCAAATAGTTTATTCAGTAGGGAAGCAATGTTACCGGAATTGCGTGGTGTGGAGCCGACATGATGATTCTCTGTGATGTGGAAGAATGGGTTGTGTCAGTTCTATACTTAACATCTCTATCTTATTCTACACAGCTCTAAATGTTCTACCTCACTGAATAAGCCTCGGGCATAAGTTCAGAACTCAGATGACTAACCTAATGTAGGCCTCACAGTTGCTTGGCTGCAAGACGCTCTGGTTTTACCAGATGGATGTCATGACTTCCTTTGGCCATGagccctactgtatatagacaagtcCTGTGTCTGTGATCTGTGTGTTGCAGTACGGGGGTGTTCAGACTCACCAGCTCTGGGATGGGGGAGGTCGCTGGCTGCAGACTGAAGGGCTTTCACCCACACTCCAAGGACCCGCCGCTCTTCAGCGTAAGTAATACACACAGACATCCTCCCAGCAGACAGAGAGGCCTCACTGCTTCTGCAGCCTCCCTTTTTTTCAGCTCAGTCTCAAATAGAgcttgtgtgtattattgtgtgtgtgtgtgtgtgtgtgtgtgtgtgtgtgtgtgtgtgtgtgtgtgtgtgtgtgtgtgtgtgtgtgtgtgtgtgtgtgtgtgtgtgtgttcatgtcgaatccccgagctgacaaggtaaaaatctgtcattctgcccctgaacaaggcagttaacccactgttccccggtaggccgtcattgtaaataagaatttgttcttaactgacttgcctagttaaataaaggtcaaataaaacatATTAAAAATATGTCCCTCTATTCATGGTTGTGCTTCTCCACTGTTGTTGTTAGTTAACCTGAGAATTAAACATGGGCCTTTTCTATTTTCAGATCTGTAGGCATGTTGTTATAAAGGACTCGAAAACAACAGTGCTGGACCTCCGGTGACAGCGAGGGGAAGACAAGACACCCACAACCCGGAActcctatttatttttttatttaactaggcaagtcagttaagaacatatttttattgacaatgacggcctacagtgggttaactgccttattcaggggcagaaagacagatttttacattgtcagcttggggattcgatttagcaaccttttggttactggcccaactctctaaccactaggctacctgccgcccctacactctaaccactaggctacctgccgcccctacactctaaccactaggctacctgccgcccctacactctaaccactaggctacctgccgcccctacactctaaccactaggctacctgccgcccctacactctaaccactaggctacctgccgcccctacactctaaccactaggctacctgccgcccctacactctaaccactaggctacctgctgcccctacactctaaccactaggctacctgccgcccctacactctaaccactaggctacctgccgcccctacactctaaccactaggctacctgccgcccctacactctaaccactaggctacctgccgcccctacactctaaccactaggctacctgccgcccctacactctaaccactaggctacctgccgcccctacactctaaccactaggctacctgccgcccctacactctaaccactaggctacctgccgcccctacactctaaccactaggctacctgccgcccctacactctaaccactaggctacctgccgcccctacactctaaccactaggctacctgccgcctctacactctaaccactaggctacctgccgcccctacactctaaccactaggctacctgccgcccctacactctaaccactaggctacctgccgcccctacactctaaccactaggctacctgccgcccctacactctaaccactaggctacctgccgcccctacactctaaccactaggctacctgccgcccctacactctaaccactaggctacctgccgaccctacactctaaccactaggctacctgccgcccctacactctaaccactagactacctgccgcccctacactctaaccactaggctacctgccgcccctacactcttatcactaggctacctgccgccccatttatACCTTTGTTTACAATAAAggcttttgtatttatttatttttttgaaatgAGGTACTGTGAATTGAAACTGCTTTGCAACACAATGATGTGAGCTATGGAATTGTTCTAATGGTGTTGTTTTATCAACTCTTTATTCACTTTAAGTATGGGATTTTTTTTGGTTGGGGGCTTTTTGATAGCTTGGCTTGACAATTTTGGCAGAGGGGAGTTTTTGAGGCAGATAGTCTTTCTGCTTGTCAGATTTGATGTGAAATTCTCCAGAGAGAACTATTTTAGCACGCAGGCTTACTGTAAATGGCCTTAGGTGTTTCAGTGTGAGAACAACTGGCTGagaataaagtgtgtgtgtgagcaggtgCGTGTGTTATATGAATGATTACATGAGTGATAGGGTATCCTTATCCTTAACTTTCTTGGTACAGGATACAACAGACGAGACTTGAGAGACACAATTATACAGTATTTACACAATTGATTACATATGCAGAGATTCAACAAATGAACAAAGGTCATAGAAAATGGACTGATTGAATTGGGATGGCTCTATGTGGCTTAGGACGtttcatgttgtcatgttgtctttTTAGTCTTAGTTATAATAGATTACATTTGGCCAGTTGGATTTTAGCCTTGACATTTTTTGCATTATTTTTTGCATTATTTGTGAGTCTTGGATTTATCTTGGAAGTGTTGACCTAAAAGAAAACCGTAACTCAATTCTTATTTGAAGTAGCCCATCGAGGTGGAATGTCTTGTGCAGGGAGGAACAAACCGAAGTGCTCAAAGAATgagtgacttcagaaagtattcataccccttgacgtcTTCAAAATGTTGTTgccacagcctgaattcaaaatggattaaagagATGTTTGTGTCACCCATCtataaacaataccccataatgacaaagtgaaaacgtaaTTTTTTTTTTGCGAaggtattgaaaatgaaatatagacatatctaatttacataagtattcacagccccgagtcaatactttgtatcGCGATTTGTAtcgcgattacagctttgagttgtcttggggtatgtctgtatcagctttgcacatctagatttggggattttctcccattcttccttgcagattctCTCCAACTCTGTTAAATTTGTTTTGGAGCGGCATTGAaaagcaatcttcaagtctttccactgattttcaatgggattcaagtctcggctttggctgggccactcaaggactttcacattcttgttctgaagccatcaaaacgttgctttggctgtatgcttggtgccattgtcctgttggaacataAATCTTCACACCAGTCTATGgttgtttgcactctgaagcaggttttcatcaaatattttcctgtatttggctccatttgttccctctatccttaccagtctcccagtccatgccgctgaaaaGCACTcctatagcatgatgctgccaccaccatgcttcacggtagggatggtgttagacgggtgatgagctgtgcctggttttctccagacatagcgctttgcattcaggccaagtTTGTCTCATTAGACCACAAAATCTTTTGCCTTGCGCTCTGAGTTGTTCACGTGCCTTTTTGAAAACTCCAAGGGCCTCATAACTGGCTTGTAAATTTTACACAGAATATCTGCATGCACCATTTCTGAAAAGGGCGCAACACGCAAAAAATATTTAGATTTATAAACTTGGTGCATCCCATGTATACACGCATGTTTCCCGTTTATAAATCAGACCTGAAGTAAAGCTGTGCACACGAAGAAACATTataactctgaaaaacaccaatcAATGTGTACTTTGGAAACATTGGAATTTTGCCCATGCTACAGAAGGCTATATTGGTCTGCTAATACACCACTAGTAAATGCGTCATGCACTaggtttgtggggggggggggaatgtatTATTTGTCATACTATAGGCCACTACTTATAGTGGTAGCCTATACACTTCAAAGCAAAATATCAACTGTCTGTTCACCTGTTGAATTCTATTGTATGTTATAAAGCGCGCTCACTTTCGGAAATTAAAGCATATCTAATACTGGTGGTAAGCCTAATTAAATGAGAGCTGCGCATGGTAATTTGTTGTATGGCTGTCAGGAATATGAATTCATCTTGGCCAGAAAATCTGAGGAATTTCCACTGCAATGGttatgatatatattttttttgtttataCATTTAAATATTGTCTACTTGAAGAATTTGACATTAATGCATACAACGTTTTTAGAATACAAAAAATACAACAAATTGATTTTCTCACTATAACGGCTAGTGATAGCATCTGGTAATTATATATTTAGCTACCCGATTTTGTTCTTATTAAAAGACGGTCACATTTTCCTGCACAAGGCTAGTCTACTTTTGACTTCTTGTCATGCAATACCTCAACCACTAGAAACTGCATACGCATGATCACCAAGTTTCttttacataaaaaaaaataataataattgccaACTTTAGCGTGAAACGGGAATTTTTGGGAATTTTT encodes:
- the LOC135523840 gene encoding AMSH-like protease isoform X2, with amino-acid sequence MDTLGRLEPVTMQSKDTMEQGFSFSTLKLAAEPDHTDVSLTAAERVRALSKMGCSIEINEEITPRRYFRSGVEMERMAAVYLEEGSLENAYVLYNKFITLFVEKLPSHRDYQQCSVPEKQVIIKKLQDVAFPRKDQLKKLLHEKYNKEQTEYLKSQSQAVVADCCGQQLQKMSLVEQERQRVAQLRRMQMESEQFRYFEDQLRRQELANRRDEAVAKVPEQTDGACLSHSSKNHVRLDPNRNKQLLPSSKPAATLAGVHNQRVEGLRRVVIPRDLTYRFLLLADSNTARGIETCGVLCGKLTQNEFMLTHVVVPKQSAGPDYCDMENVEELFSFQDHHNLLTLGWIHTHPTQTAFLSSVDLHTHGSYQLMLPEAIAIVCSPKHNDTGVFRLTSSGMGEVAGCRLKGFHPHSKDPPLFSICRHVVIKDSKTTVLDLR
- the LOC135523840 gene encoding AMSH-like protease isoform X3, translated to MGDRADKKLAAEPDHTDVSLTAAERVRALSKMGCSIEINEEITPRRYFRSGVEMERMAAVYLEEGSLENAYVLYNKFITLFVEKLPSHRDYQQCSVPEKQVIIKKLQDVAFPRKDQLKKLLHEKYNKEQTEYLKSQSQAVVADCCGQQLQKMSLVEQERQRVAQLRRMQMESEQFRYFEDQLRRQELANRRDEAVAKVPEQTDGACLSHSSKNHVRLDPNRNKQLLPSSKPAATLAGVHNQRVEGLRRVVIPRDLTYRFLLLADSNTARGIETCGVLCGKLTQNEFMLTHVVVPKQSAGPDYCDMENVEELFSFQDHHNLLTLGWIHTHPTQTAFLSSVDLHTHGSYQLMLPEAIAIVCSPKHNDTGVFRLTSSGMGEVAGCRLKGFHPHSKDPPLFSICRHVVIKDSKTTVLDLR
- the LOC135523840 gene encoding AMSH-like protease isoform X4, producing MGCSIEINEEITPRRYFRSGVEMERMAAVYLEEGSLENAYVLYNKFITLFVEKLPSHRDYQQCSVPEKQVIIKKLQDVAFPRKDQLKKLLHEKYNKEQTEYLKSQSQAVVADCCGQQLQKMSLVEQERQRVAQLRRMQMESEQFRYFEDQLRRQELANRRDEAVAKVPEQTDGACLSHSSKNHVRLDPNRNKQLLPSSKPAATLAGVHNQRVEGLRRVVIPRDLTYRFLLLADSNTARGIETCGVLCGKLTQNEFMLTHVVVPKQSAGPDYCDMENVEELFSFQDHHNLLTLGWIHTHPTQTAFLSSVDLHTHGSYQLMLPEAIAIVCSPKHNDTGVFRLTSSGMGEVAGCRLKGFHPHSKDPPLFSICRHVVIKDSKTTVLDLR
- the LOC135523840 gene encoding AMSH-like protease isoform X1; translation: MDTLGRLEPVTMQSKDTMEQGFSFSTLKKLAAEPDHTDVSLTAAERVRALSKMGCSIEINEEITPRRYFRSGVEMERMAAVYLEEGSLENAYVLYNKFITLFVEKLPSHRDYQQCSVPEKQVIIKKLQDVAFPRKDQLKKLLHEKYNKEQTEYLKSQSQAVVADCCGQQLQKMSLVEQERQRVAQLRRMQMESEQFRYFEDQLRRQELANRRDEAVAKVPEQTDGACLSHSSKNHVRLDPNRNKQLLPSSKPAATLAGVHNQRVEGLRRVVIPRDLTYRFLLLADSNTARGIETCGVLCGKLTQNEFMLTHVVVPKQSAGPDYCDMENVEELFSFQDHHNLLTLGWIHTHPTQTAFLSSVDLHTHGSYQLMLPEAIAIVCSPKHNDTGVFRLTSSGMGEVAGCRLKGFHPHSKDPPLFSICRHVVIKDSKTTVLDLR